The DNA window GACCGAGTTTAAGTTCCCTCGACTGCCAGCGGCATCAGCGGCGCGCCAACGCGGCACGAAGCGCTGACCTGCCGACCGAACACGCCCCTCCAAGAGCCGTTCGGAACTAAATCACAGCCAAGGCCTTGTTCCGCATGACGGACAAACCGACGAACCGCGTTTGGTGGTCTCCGCCCTGATCTATCTCAAGTCCCTGGAAACAAGAGCTAAGGTCGCTGCAACGTGAAAATCCGCCGCCACTCCGAAAGCCACATCGTCGAACTGGAAGACGGATCAACGTGGCGGGTATTCCCCGGCGACCTCGACGTCACGCTCAATTGGCGACCAGAGACCGATCTTAAACTCGTCCGCATCGACGACGATGTCAGCTCGCATGCTCTGATAAACTACGGCGACAACAGCCGCGTGCGCGTGTTGCCGATGAGCGAGAACTGGCCGGTCAAAGAGGTCAAGACGATGCTCAAGGATGGCTAGCGCGCCCTATAGCGCAGCCTCGAACCCCTCCGTATCTTCCGCGCCTAACCATGGCGCCCAACGTAACCGTCGAGCGGGATCCAGATATGCGCCCGAGCCCACGTGTTGATCGCAAACACGCGAGACCTCTTGTTTAGCGCGCCCCCTTCAACATGCACGACGTCGAACAAGTGGTCGTGACGCCGTGATCACACTTGATGCAAACGTCCATACATTGATCCCGGTCCTTGGGATTGTATGAGCCATAAAGGTTGTTCGCGCACTTATTAGTCGAGCCCGTGGTTTCCTCCTGAGGAGAACAAGAGAGCACAAGCAGAGGTATCGCTAGCAAAACAGCGAAACGCGGCATGGATCCTCCTAAGCCGCCTTGCGAATTAGTGATGATCAATGCGGTATCGGCCCGCGAGTTCCAGTGCTGTGGCTCCGATCAGTCATTAAGCAAATCGCCCCCCGGGCCTTCTCGAAATTGCTAACGACACGACTCAGTGCCGCCACCAGTTCGTCCGCATAGCCTTTGCTGCACCGTCCCAACCCAAGGGGAGACGGAACTTAGTCCCCGATGGATTGTTCGTCATCTGAAGTCGTTATATCAAAGGAGGCTCCGTATGGAATTGATCCTCATCGTAGTTATTGTTGTGCTGTTATTTGGCGGCGGCGGATACTGGGGTCGCCGTAGAGGCCATTGGTAGGAATTTAGGCTCGCGAATAGCGAAACTCACTTCTTAATTCCACTTTTAAGGCCTTCTGATCGCCGTCCAGCCAGACATCGCCAGTGCCACTTTACGAACGGACCACACTCCGCCACCGATTTGGCGAGTGGCCCTGCGCGCAGTCCAGGGACGCTTTCGTTCCGGACGCTTCTTCCAATGTGCCCCAGACCTCCGGGAGATCGGACGATGTTAGCCCACGACGGGACGACGCTGCAAAGGTGCCCGAATTGCCAAGGTGTCCCTCTCCCGTAGTGGGGCATCATAGGAGTTTTGAGGGCACCTTAGGCGTGCGACCTCAAGCCGAGCCGAGATCGGCAAGGTCGAGCGGCTGCTCTTCATCCCACCCGCAACCGGCGCCGCGCCGGATGGGGTGCCCGTCATCCCGATGAAGTTCGGGGAAAGGATCGACGCTTATTATGGCGTCTCCGTATCGAGATCAGCATTGATGCCGTTTGCCCGAACCGTTCTCCAGGCATGCTCGGGAGCATGCCATGAGCATCAGCGCATCCCTGTTCGACTCCAATACGTCGGATTGACCGATCGAAAGATTACGACCTTGCTGGCGACCGCCGGCAGTGTCCGTAGTACCAACCCTAGGCACAAGCGGTGCATCGGCCGACTCATGAATCAGGGTGACTCATGACGCACCTCTTGGTGGATCGGCGTGGCTCCATGCCCAATCGGCCGGCGAAGCGCCTGCCGCGTCAGGTGCATCAAATGTGCTGCATCATGACTCAGCGCGTCAATAAAATTTGACGCAACTGAGGCACTTCTTCCACGAGGGATGGCCCCCGGAATCGAAGCTGAAAACGCCGTTTGGCGTCTCGCTGCGTCAGAATGGCTGCGTCATGACTCCATGCGTCAAATGAATTTGAGTCAGGTGCCCCTAGGCAGCGTGCTCGGAAAAACGCGGACGCTAGCGCCCTTGCCCGCGCCGCGCGCCGCCCCATCTCTCGATCACGGCAACCTATCATCAGGAAACCTTCATGGCCAAGCTCGACGGCAAGATCGCTCTCATCAGCGGAGGCACCAGCGGCATCGGTGCGGAGACCGCCAAACTCTTTCAATCCGAAGGCGCGACGGTGGTCGTTACCGGCTCCAGCAAGCGCTCGGTAGAAGCCGCCAAGGCGGCACTCCCCAGGATCGAGGTTTTGCTCTCGGACGCGAGCAACGTGGCCGCGACCAAGGCCCTGGTCGATCAGGTCAACGCCAAACACGGCCGCATCGACGTCCTGTTCGTCAACGCCGGCATCGCCAAGTTCTCGCCGATCGAGCAGGTCGACGAGGCCTTCTACGACAGCCAGTTCAACATCAACGTCAAGGGCGCATTCTTCCTGATCAAGCACGCCATCCCGATCATTCCGGACGGCGGCGCGATCATCCTGACCGCTTCGGTGGCCGGCGCGAACGGCGGCCTGGGAGGCAGCACAATCTACGGCTCGACCAAGGCGGCGCTACGTTCGTTCGGCCGCACGATCGCCAAGGAGCTGACGCCGCGCGGCATCCGGGTCAACACCATCAGCCCCGGTCCGATCGTCACCCCGATCCTCGACAAAGGCGGCCTCACGCCAGCTCAGAAGGACAACTTCATCGAGGGTGCCAAGACCCGCATTCCGCTCGGCCGCACTGGTACCGCAGCCGAAGTCGCCGCCGCGGCGCTCTACCTTGCCGCCGATGCGACCTATACCACCGGCGCTGAATTGTTCGTCGACGGCGGCTTGATCGACCTCTAGTCCGCCGGCTTTGCGGATCCAATTTCCCTGAGACTGGATGAACGCGTGGCTCTAAAATACCCGGGCGGCGATCGCAAGACGGCGCGGCGGCCGCCGGGCTGATCTACCTGTTCGATCGCATTAAGGAGCGCCTCGACGGCCGGCCGATCTGACCAATCTCGCCGTTCAAGACGTCCCGGAGGTCGTATCATCGACATATTCCGCAACGAGCCCATCCGCGTGCCGGAAGCGGGTCTTCCGCCCCACCGGCGTCGGCTGAACTGGCTCCAACTGCTCGGCACCAGCCTCCTTCAGGGTTTCAAGGAACGGCTCCAGCGTATCGACCTTGATGGTCAGCCGCGTCGCCTCGAACGGTGCGCGCTTCTCAGGTGGACCCGAATGATCAGCACGGACAAGTGCGATGACGAGACGGCGGCCAGCTCCAGCCCTGTCTCGGGATAGCTGAAGCGCAAAGTCTGCTTGCCGGACAGCAGAGCCTTGTAGAAAGAAATGCTGCGATCCAGCGCGTCCGCATCGACGAACACCCGCGTGTAGGTCTCAAGGATCATTGGGCTCTCCGTGGCTCATATCGACCGGGCTCAGGCAACCTCAATAATATTGTAGGAAGCCTACCGACGCTCGGGGGACGATTGTTCCTGGTCCCGGCAGGCTCGCGCTCAATGTCGAGTATGAGGCGATGCAAGTTGACGGAGATCAGGCGCGCGAAGAACTCGCGACCAATTCGGGCTACTCGCCCGGCTCCGGAAATTTCACAACATAGCTGGCTCGCTGACCACGATGGACATCCTGCAACGAAGCGGCACGGGCCGGATCATGCTGTCAGATTGGGCGCGCGAAGTCTTGGCTGAGCGGGGGTTATTGGCAAGTCGTGGTCGACATGCCACCTCCCAACCGAGTGGTGAAGCAATTCAGGGTTGGCGGTGGAGCAGGAGCTGCCGGTTCCGGCACGGCTTGTGGGACCTGCACGATGATCGGCTCCTCAAGTCGAGATGCCGCACGCTGTGCCGCAGCCATGCTCTCCTCATAATCCCGGTCAGCCTTCCGCTGCGCATCCTCGAGAAGGGCTTGATCGGCGGCCATCTTCTTGCTGACGTCGATGCCGCAATGAAGCCCTTCCAGCATCAGGAGTC is part of the Bradyrhizobium canariense genome and encodes:
- a CDS encoding SDR family oxidoreductase, whose protein sequence is MAKLDGKIALISGGTSGIGAETAKLFQSEGATVVVTGSSKRSVEAAKAALPRIEVLLSDASNVAATKALVDQVNAKHGRIDVLFVNAGIAKFSPIEQVDEAFYDSQFNINVKGAFFLIKHAIPIIPDGGAIILTASVAGANGGLGGSTIYGSTKAALRSFGRTIAKELTPRGIRVNTISPGPIVTPILDKGGLTPAQKDNFIEGAKTRIPLGRTGTAAEVAAAALYLAADATYTTGAELFVDGGLIDL